One stretch of Ooceraea biroi isolate clonal line C1 chromosome 4, Obir_v5.4, whole genome shotgun sequence DNA includes these proteins:
- the LOC105282586 gene encoding elongation of very long chain fatty acids protein AAEL008004 → MEYEDESGISGELLQKSSNISQEMSGFMDPRTIKWMLISSSIPITCIILVYLYVIYVAGPRFMKNRQPYSLKMFMQCYNIFQVITNFLLVFNMVTNGRPFTVVWRYCDSFDKICGDNSEKMLGMVWWALILKLIDFIETVVFVLRKKYRQVSVFHVYHHISTAVYVWIILRYLPHGHIMYMLTLNCSVHVIMYSYYFLSTYGSRIQQKISSFKKWLTIIQMTHIVSILLTGLPPSLTTIDCDTKGKYLGFVTFVLCSTNLWFFWDFFKKSYKKSKTA, encoded by the exons ATGGAGTACGAGGATGAATCAGGAATATCAGGAGAATTACTCCAGAAATCGAGTAATATTTCGCAAGAAATGTCTG GTTTCATGGATCCGCGAACGATAAAATGGATGCTGATATCTTCATCGATACCAATAACCTGCATAATACTCGTTTATCTATACGTTATCTATGTTGCTGGACCacgttttatgaaaaataggCAGCCATATTCGTTGAAAATGTTTATGCAAtgctataatatttttcaagttaTCACAAATTTTTTGCTGGTGTTCAATATGGTAACGAACGGTAGACCGTTCACAGTCGTGTGGAGATATTGTGATTCCTTCGATAAAATATGCGGTGATAATTCTGAAAAA atgCTTGGGATGGTATGGTGGGCGCTAATACTCAAgctaattgattttattgaaactGTAGTGTTtgtattaagaaaaaaatatcggCAAGTATCAGTTTTCCATGTGTACCATCATATTTCTACGGCTGTTTATGTTTGGATAATCTTACGATACTTGCCTCATGGTCATATCATGTATATGCTGACGCTCAATTGTAGTGTgcatgtaataatgtattcgTATTACTTTTTGAGCACTTATGGATCCAGGATACAACAAAAAATTTCTTCGTTTAAGAAGTGGCTCACTATTATTCAAATG ACACACATTGTATCTATATTGCTTACTGGTTTACCGCCAAGCTTAACAACAATTGATTGTGatacaaaaggaaaatatttagGTTTCGTAACTTTCGTTCTCTGCTCAACAAACTTGTGGTTTTTCTGGgactttttcaaaaaatcttataaaaaatcgaaaactgcttga